GACGTCGAGGCCGCGAACCTGCAGGCGTACGACGCCACCGACGCCCTGCTCGTGGGCAGGGCTCTCGAGAGCGGCGTCCCGGGGCACGAGATCGCCGTCATCGGCGACGCGTACGGCGCGATCACCCTGCCGCTGACGGATGCCGGCCTCACCGGCATCCGGGTGCATCAGGACCTCGCGACCGGCCGCCGGGCCCTCGCGCTCAACGCGGAAGAGCTCGGGCTCGCGGGGTTCTCGCCGCATGAGCTCGACGGATCGCTGCTCGACGGCGCGCGGCTCGTGCTGCTGCAGCTGCCCAAGGCGCTCGCGGAGCTCGAGGAGATCGCAGACGCGGTCGCGCGGTGGGCGGCAGCCGACGTCGTGCTCGTGGCAGGCGGCCGCGTGAAGCACATGACCCTCGCCCAGAACGACGTGCTCGGCCGCAGCTTCGCGCGGGTGCAGCCGCAGCGCGCCGAGCGGAAGTCCCGGCTGATCGTCGCGACGGAGCCGCGTGCGGTGCCGGCTCAGCCGCCGTATCCCGTGCGGGCGCACCATGAAGGCCTCGTGCTCGTGGCGCACGGCGGGGCGTTCGCGGGGGCCAAGCTCGACATCGGCACCAGGGTGCTGCTCGACGTGCTCGCCGAGCTCCCCGGTTCTTCCCCTGCGTCTGTTCGCACAGTCGTCGACCTCGGCTGCGGCACCGGCGCGCTCGCCGTCTCCGCGGCGATCGCGCACGCAGGCGCCCGGGTGGTCGCGACCGATCGTTCTGCAGCGGCCGTGGCCTCGGCACGCGCGACGGCGGAGGCGAACGGACTCGCCGACCGCATCGAGGTGACGCACGACGACGCCGGATCGCGGATTCCCGACGCGAGCGTGGACGTCGTGCTGCTCAACCCGCCCTTCCATCTCGGCAGCAGTGTGCACACGGGAGCCGCGACCCGGCTGTTCGAGGCGGCGGCGCGGATGCTGCGCCCAGGCGGCGAGCTGCTCACGGTCTTCAACTCCGCCCTGGCGTACCGCCCCGAGCTCACGGCGCTCATCGGCCCGACCGAGCAGCTCCGCCGCACGCCGAAGTTCACCGTCACACGAAGCATCCGTCGCTGACCCGTCCTGCACACTCCGCGTGAGCCGAGGGTTCTCCACACATACTGGAATTCGGCCGCTAAGCGGGGCTTTTCTTCCCCTGGGCACTGGCAATCTGGGAGCGGACGGACCCATGATGGAAAGGTGCTCACCGTGACAGAACCGCAGATCTGGACAGCCCTCGGCATTCTTGCCGCGGCCCTCACCGGCATGATCGCCGTGGCGACGCAGCTGATGATGCGCACCATCGCGGCGCAGTTCGACGGGTTCGGCGGGATGTTCGCGGTAAGGGTGGAGGCGCTGCGCACGGAGATGATCGCCGGCTTCGAGAAGGTGCATCTCCGATTCGAGGCGGTGGATCGGCAGTTCGAAGCGGTCGACCGGCGGTTCGAGCACATGGACGAGCGGCTCGACGGGATGGACAAGCGGCTCGACGGCATGGAGAAGCGGCTCGACGGGATGGACAAGCGGCTCGACGGCATGGAGAAGCGGCTCGATCGTGTCGAGCTCCGACTCGACGGTCTCGACGGAGATGTCCGCACGCTGATGGCGCGCACGATGCCCCTCGAGGCGACCCGTGCACGGGGTGCAGACGGCGGGCCTGTTGGCCCCGGAATCGGCGACGCGACCTGAGTCGCGGCGTCCGGCGCGCGACCCGTCATTCCCCCGGTCAGGCCAGGAAACCGAACGAGGCTCAGCGTTACGGATTTGCCCCTGACCGGCCATTTCGTTAGGTTGGTCTGTGGGCCTCACGGCCCCAAGACCAGTCCGCGGCCGCGTCCTTCTTTCGATCTGCTGTGCTGCGAAGAGGCGTGGGCGTACGGTCGATGTTCTCTGCGGTGGATCCGAAATCCGCCGCCTGCGCCGCCACAGCACTGCCCTCGAAACGGCCCCGTGAACATCACCCGGGCGTAACCGAAGCGGGCTCGCCCACGAGGTGAGCCGTGGGGGAGACGTGTCCGAAATCGCACTCGAAGCGCGCCATCTGTACAAGGTGTTCGGGAGGAACCCGAATCAGGTCGTACGGCGCCTGAAAGCAGGACAGAACCGGGGCGAGGTCGCCGATGCCGGCACCGCCGCCGTGATCGACGCCAGCTTCACCGTGAACCGCGGTGAGATCTTCGTGATCATGGGGCTCTCGGGCTCCGGCAAGTCCACCATCATCCGCATGCTCAACGGTCTCCACGAGGCGACCGACGGGAGCGTAGTCGTCGTCGGCGACCCCATCACCGGCATCCCCGCGTCGAAGCTCCGCGAGATCCGCCGTGACCGCATCTCGATGGTGTTCCAGCACTTCGCCCTGCTGCCGCATCGTACGGTCGCCGCGAATGTCGCCTATCCGCTCGAGCTCAAGGGCGTGCCCAAGGCCCAGCGCCTGGCGAAGGCCGACGAGATCCTGTCGCTGGTCGGCCTCGCCGGTCTCGGCGACAAGCTGCCCAGTGAGCTTTCGGGCGGCATGCAGCAGCGCGTCGGCATCGCCCGCGCGCTCGCAGCCGACACCGACATCCTGCTCATGGACGAGGCGTTCAGCGCGCTCGACCCGCTGATCCGCCGGGAGATGCAGGAGCAGCTGCTCGAGCTGCAGCAGAAGCTGCACAAGACCATCGTGTTCATCACGCACGACCTCAACGAGGCGATGTTCCTCGGCGACCGCATCGCCGTGATGCGCGACGGCCGCATCGTGCAGATCGGCACGCCGGAAGACATCCTCACCGACCCGGCCAACGACTACGTCGAGCAGTTCGTGCAAGACGTCGACCGTGCCCGCGTGCTCACGGCCGCGAACGTCATGGAGCGTCCGCGCCCGGTGGTGGCGCACACGGCAGGACCCCGCACGGCTCTGCGGCAGATGCGTGATTCCTCGATGTCGGCGACGTACGTGGTCGGCCGCGACCGCCAGCTGGTCGGCATCGTGACCGACCGCGACGCGGTCAAGCTCGTGCGCAAGGGCGTGACCACCCTCGACTCGATCCTCAAGCCGGTGCCCCTCGCGGTGAACGAGGACGAGGTGCTCATGAACCTCTTCATCCCGTCCATCGAATCGCCCGTGCCCCTGGCCGTGACGGATGCCGCCGGCCGCCTGGTCGGCGTGATCCCGCGTGTCACGCTGCTGGCGGCGCTCGGCCCCGGACCCGGCGCGACCGGCGAGCTCACCCTGCCTCTGCTGCCGATGCCGCAGGCCGAGATCGACGCCGTGCTCGGCGAAGCGGAGGTGGCGGCGGAGGCCGAGGCGCAGCCCGCCGCGGCGCCGCAGATCGAGGGAGGGAACCGCTGATGCCCGCGCTCAACATCGCCCCGATGGCGGACGGCTTCCGCATCCCCGTCGGAGACGCGGCGAAGTTCGTCGTCGACTGGATCCGCGACAACCTGAAGATCCTGCTCGACGTCGTCTCGAACGTCGTCGGCTTCCTCGTCGAGGGGCTCGCCGACGTGCTGAACTTCCTCCCCGCGCCCCTCATGATCGTGCTGTTCGCGGCGATCGCCTGGCTGCTGCGTTCGTGGCAGCTCGCGGTGGGCACGGCCGTGACGTTCGCGCTCATCGTCGGCATGGACCAGTGGGATCACGCCATGGAGACGCTCGCGCTCGTGCTCGTCGCGGCGCTGGTGACGGTGGCGATCTCGGTGCCGCTCGGCATCTGGGCTGCGCGCAACGACAGGGTCAGCGCGATCGTGAAGCCCGTGCTCGACTTCATGCAGACGATGCCGTCGATGGTGTACCTGATCCCGGTGATCGTGTTCTTCGGCGTCGGCTTCGTGCCCGGCGTCATCGCGACCGTGATCTTCTCGCTGCCTCCCGGCGTGCGGCTGACCGAGCTCGGCATCCGCGGTGTCGACTCCGAGACCGTTGAGGCCGGCCACGCCTTCGGCGCTGCACCGGGGCAGATCCTGCGCGGCATCCAGCTGCCGCTGGCCATGCCGACGATCATGGCCGGCATCAACCAGGTCATCATGCTCGCGCTGTCGATGGCGGTCATCGCCGGCATCGGCGGTGCCAACGGTCTCGGCAAGGAGGTCGCCGCGGCGCTGGCGACCATCAACATCCCGCAGGGCGTCGAGGCCGGGCTCGGCGTCGTGTTCATCGCGGTCTTCCTCGACCGCGTCACCGCGGCGCTGGGAACGCCGAGCGATCACCCGTCGTCGCTCCTGGGCATGCTCGCCCGGCGCCGCAACGCGCGCCGCCAGGCGATCGCGGATGCCGCGGCGCAGCCGGTCGCCGTCTGACTCACAGTACCCATACGAAACGCACGAGAACATACGAAAGGACGCACCATGAAGAAGTTCCGGCACATCACAGCAGGGGTGGCACTCGCTGCCGCCGCATCCCTCGCCCTCGCGGGCTGCGCGAGCGGCGACGACGGAGCCGCGGGAGGCGACGGCGACAACGGTGACAAGGGCACCATCACCCTCGGCTACCTGCCCAGCTGGACCGACGGCCTCAGCATGGCCTACCTCGCGCAGGACCAGCTCGAGAAGCTCGGCTACACGGTCGAGATGGAGGAGATGACCGAGGCGGGCCCGCTGTTCACCGGCCTCGCCAGGGGCGACTTCGACGTGTATCCCTCGGCGTGGCCCCAGGTCACCCACAAGGAGTACATGGAAACCTACGGCGACGACCTGGAGGACCTCGGCGCGTACTACGACGGCGCGGTGCTCACCATCGCCGTACCGTCGTACATGGACGACATCGACTCGATCGAGGACCTCGCAGGCCAGGCCGACCGGTTCGGCGGCAAGATCGTCGGCATCGAGCCGGGTGCGGGCCTGACGGGTGTGACGAAGGACTCGATGATGCCCGAGTACGGTCTCGACGGCGAGTACGAGCTGCTCACCTCGTCGACCGCGGGCATGCTCGCCGAGCTCGACACCGCCTACGCCGCCGAGGAGGACATCGTCGTTACGCTGTGGCGGCCGTTCTGGGCGTACAACAGCTGGGACATGAAGGACCTCGAAGACCCGAAGGGCGCCATGGGCAAGCCCGAGACGCTGAACTTCATCGCGCACGCCGGTGTCAGCGACGAGTTCCCCGAGGCCGCCGAGCTGTTCGGCAAGATCACGCTGAACGACGAGCAGTACGGCGCGCTCGAGGGCCTCGTGACCAGCGAGGAGTACAAGGGCAAGCCGGCCGAGGCCGTCGACAAGTGGATCGAGGAGAACGGCGACCAGTTCGACTGGATCGTCGAGTAACCCGTATACACATCTGGGGCCGACTCGCC
This Microbacterium sp. XT11 DNA region includes the following protein-coding sequences:
- a CDS encoding class I SAM-dependent methyltransferase; this encodes MPDFPYARLRRRPDVEAANLQAYDATDALLVGRALESGVPGHEIAVIGDAYGAITLPLTDAGLTGIRVHQDLATGRRALALNAEELGLAGFSPHELDGSLLDGARLVLLQLPKALAELEEIADAVARWAAADVVLVAGGRVKHMTLAQNDVLGRSFARVQPQRAERKSRLIVATEPRAVPAQPPYPVRAHHEGLVLVAHGGAFAGAKLDIGTRVLLDVLAELPGSSPASVRTVVDLGCGTGALAVSAAIAHAGARVVATDRSAAAVASARATAEANGLADRIEVTHDDAGSRIPDASVDVVLLNPPFHLGSSVHTGAATRLFEAAARMLRPGGELLTVFNSALAYRPELTALIGPTEQLRRTPKFTVTRSIRR
- a CDS encoding quaternary amine ABC transporter ATP-binding protein, with the protein product MSEIALEARHLYKVFGRNPNQVVRRLKAGQNRGEVADAGTAAVIDASFTVNRGEIFVIMGLSGSGKSTIIRMLNGLHEATDGSVVVVGDPITGIPASKLREIRRDRISMVFQHFALLPHRTVAANVAYPLELKGVPKAQRLAKADEILSLVGLAGLGDKLPSELSGGMQQRVGIARALAADTDILLMDEAFSALDPLIRREMQEQLLELQQKLHKTIVFITHDLNEAMFLGDRIAVMRDGRIVQIGTPEDILTDPANDYVEQFVQDVDRARVLTAANVMERPRPVVAHTAGPRTALRQMRDSSMSATYVVGRDRQLVGIVTDRDAVKLVRKGVTTLDSILKPVPLAVNEDEVLMNLFIPSIESPVPLAVTDAAGRLVGVIPRVTLLAALGPGPGATGELTLPLLPMPQAEIDAVLGEAEVAAEAEAQPAAAPQIEGGNR
- a CDS encoding ABC transporter permease → MPALNIAPMADGFRIPVGDAAKFVVDWIRDNLKILLDVVSNVVGFLVEGLADVLNFLPAPLMIVLFAAIAWLLRSWQLAVGTAVTFALIVGMDQWDHAMETLALVLVAALVTVAISVPLGIWAARNDRVSAIVKPVLDFMQTMPSMVYLIPVIVFFGVGFVPGVIATVIFSLPPGVRLTELGIRGVDSETVEAGHAFGAAPGQILRGIQLPLAMPTIMAGINQVIMLALSMAVIAGIGGANGLGKEVAAALATINIPQGVEAGLGVVFIAVFLDRVTAALGTPSDHPSSLLGMLARRRNARRQAIADAAAQPVAV
- a CDS encoding glycine betaine ABC transporter substrate-binding protein, producing the protein MKKFRHITAGVALAAAASLALAGCASGDDGAAGGDGDNGDKGTITLGYLPSWTDGLSMAYLAQDQLEKLGYTVEMEEMTEAGPLFTGLARGDFDVYPSAWPQVTHKEYMETYGDDLEDLGAYYDGAVLTIAVPSYMDDIDSIEDLAGQADRFGGKIVGIEPGAGLTGVTKDSMMPEYGLDGEYELLTSSTAGMLAELDTAYAAEEDIVVTLWRPFWAYNSWDMKDLEDPKGAMGKPETLNFIAHAGVSDEFPEAAELFGKITLNDEQYGALEGLVTSEEYKGKPAEAVDKWIEENGDQFDWIVE